Genomic window (Arachis hypogaea cultivar Tifrunner chromosome 13, arahy.Tifrunner.gnm2.J5K5, whole genome shotgun sequence):
TTAACGTGGGCAAATCTCAGCTTCGAACATGTTAGTGGTGCTAActtcaccactaacgttgcaaacTCCCCATTATCCACattaatgccaacgttagtgccaTTCCTCACGTTAGTGGTGCTAActtcaccactaacgttgcaagctcttcATTCTTCGACGCTAGTGCCCATGTTAGTGGCACTGACAGGGCCACTAATGTGGGGCTTAATTAGCCTTTGAACACGTTAGTGGTGCTAGCTTCACCACTAACGTCGCAAGTTGTCCCCTCTTCCACGTTAATTGCcaagttagtggcactaacgtggctcttctctgcttcttcttacctgaaatcaatcaaataaagtgcatcaaagtcttgctcttaatcatgagatgatgcatcattcattttatcattcaatccttacattattctcatgaaattgtttagaattcacaatattTTCTTGAATCAAGTTATAAATGCATATTCAACTAAATACTTGCTTAttgactaagaaaatgcatgaaactaacctaaaacaaactaaaaatggcttgttaaactagccaagatgccctggcatcaatcttGAAAGTTGGAATTGTCTTTACGTTGGACATGCATAGAGGAAATTGGGCGTAAGCCCAAAATACACCTTCAAGAGGTACACACACCAGGCATGGAGTGTATGGCCACTGGGCGTGCGTGGCAACAGGGAGGGGGCTACCGAGCGTGGCATCTTGTCTGCCTGGTGTGCATTTAGAGATGTCTGGGGCGCTATTTTTTGTttcgacttgatgatggtggtgtGTGGCTCAAACTAAACATCCTTATAGATATTTGCATATTATTCTAAAACTCTGCATGTTAGCTTTTTAACACagctgaaaccgcctcatttcaACCTCTATAACTCGAGTTAGGACCACttgagtatgaagaggtcagggttaAGGGCATGCACGCCGGGCTTGTAAGCATGGTCACCAGGCATGCGTGCAATTAGGAGGTTTTGGGTGTCCTTAGGGCACAATTTTGATTCATTAGGATATGATTTTGCTGtacttatatttttcttttaaaaaagttttaattcttaTTTGTTTTGAGCCTAAAAACTCTTAAAAATATAACAAcacttttttaattctaaatatttgattatttagaTAATTTCAttacataaaaaatttgattaaaacctaagaaaataaataaaaaaatcttaaaaatcttTGTGTCTCCTTCCTCTAGCTCTCTCCTTCCACGTGGATGAGGAGGTGCATGTGTGTATTGTGTTATGTATGCTGGAGAGGGGAAAAGGGGGAGTGGGGCTGCGGCGCTGTTGTGAGGGGAAAAAGGGAAGTGTGGTGGGTGTTAGGTTAGGGTTTGTGAATTAAAAAGGAGTAAGAGtaattttgctaattttaataaaagttaaggataatagagtaattgaaaactaatttttatcctccattaatgtttataaaaatactatttaattatcaacttgtaaattatttttaactaaatactCTAATTCtataattagagataatcaaattaatttcttttaaaatcataaaataaagttaaaaatctaatttttcaaattaaagcatataaaattcttattatttttcaatcactaaaattttaaatcaacaaTAAGAAAGTACTCAATTAATAATCCCTAAAAATATATTctcgaataaaaaaataaatcataaataatttattatttaattttcaaaaaatccggAGTCTTACACTAGGACCACCTCCTCCTTCTCGTCGCCATCGCAGCCACCGTCACTACAAGAAACACCGTTAAAATCAACGGCCAAATCGACGGTTAGGCcatcgataatattaaaaatcgaCGGTAAAATCAACGAATGAATGAGGTCGCTATTAAActtgttgatttttcaaaattctaataaaatcgatGGCTTACCAGGCCGTCgataataatacattaaaatcGACAATCTTTTcgtctataatatgagtttgCCAATTTTACCCGCTTAATAAAATCGACAGTTTTGTGGTCGATATTATTATACAAAATCGACACCATTTGCgttgatatttgattgaataaaattgACAAAGGAGCCATCGATATTATTATACAAAATTGACACCGTTTccgtcgatatttgattcaataaaatcgacaaaagagccgttgatttaattattaaaataccgACAAGTTCGTtgtctatattttgtttttttttttttttttgtctgttttaaatttaaaaagcgacAGCTTTACCGTCGATTTTAATAAACacattttttaattagttttttctatttgaaaaatagtaaacaattaatgcaaataaaattttaaatatcaaaataaaatttatacaaaatattagataacaagacaaataaacttttaaatataatttatactaaatattagataatgagtttacaaacttatcaaaataatagaTAATCCTATAATATAAAGACtcaagacaagataaataactaaactcaGACTTATATTCGTTTAAATTACAAtctactaataatacaaaatattcaaagtaAAGTAAACAAGGATTTGTTAGAGTCAGACATGAATTCATTCAAAACAGGGAAGGCAGCAACCTTGTCACCTTGATTGTCATCATCCTTAGATAACCATTTAGAACTTGCTTCACTATCATTTGTTGATTTCTCAAATGATACATTTGCTTTGCTTTCGTGTTGTGATCTTGTGCGCAATGCATCCGAGTCACCCTCTAGCTTCATGGCATTCTTTAGTGTTGCACTATAATATTCTGTTTCTTGTGAGGTCAAATTTGATGCATCAGTTGAGATACTAGTATAATCTACCATTTCAAAGGCGTGAAGTCCTGCAGAGTCCATAGTTAAATGGCCTAAAATGTCATGAAAACATTGAACTCCTAATGATTTTCTGAATGTGAATCAATTTGAATCATACCATGTGAATAAGTTGCAGCATCTTTGATGTTCACTTCACCCTTGATGGCAACAGCCATATGGCTTTGACCCTTTTGAAATTGATTCAGAATCTCATATAGTGGCCAAGTTTCACCTACTTTGTTAGCCATTGTGGAACAACGTTAATTTTTTAATGTATCAATTTTGTCAATAAAAACATGTATTGACATTGTGGCCAAGTTTCACCTACTCTGTTAGCCACTTAGTGATAGACATGTATTGAAGGACATACATATTGAATTGGAGTTAATGTCAAGAGAAAATATTTCACTTATTGGTGTCATGGCATCTTTAACAGTCTTCAATGTTAAGTCTAATGCTCCAGCAATTATTGTAGCTTCATGAAGTGACAACTCTCCCCCTTTACCTGCCTAATAATGAATGAAAATAAACCTTAGCATGTGGCTGTAAAAGTATGATAAAGTTTCTCAATAAAAAAAAGCTAACCTCATTGGAATGTAAATGAACCAAAGTCTTGAGCTCTTCTCTTCCTAGAAGTGCACTATGCCCCTTGCCAAAAAGCCAATCCAACACCTAAAGAACATGGCTAAatttatctaaaatgtcatgttTTCAAAATATAGGAGTATCAAATCAAGTGTTATATATTAAGTGACACATTATCTTTGAAATGTTGCTAATATCGGTTGCTAatgaaattgtaatttttttatatactaattttAATGCCATGTGATTTAGTATTATTTACTAATAGAAGAAAAATGATATATAATGATTTATTAAGTGAGTCAACTATGATAACTTAATATTTAAGCAATAAAAGGACTATACCTTACTAATTGGATATGCAATGAGGAAGAAAATCAACAGAAGTACTTTCACAAAGAGAGTCACGGTTGCCGCAACACTCAAACCATATCTAGAGCACAATACTTGAGGGATAATCTAAGATCAAATTTGTAACATGAGAAATTAAACAAAGTACAAAAATATATGTACATAACTATCAATCTATGTACAAATGTTCCCATAAAAGGTATAGAAATTTTACCTTAGCAATGATACCTAAAAGGGTAGCTGATATGATTATTGCAAGCCACTCTGGGAACATTTTCTCCATAAAAAGAGAAACCCCCTTGTATAACACAAATTTTGTTTAGATTAATCATACCAAAATTGACATGGAGGAACATGCCTTGTTCACATAAATGATAAAATCAAATATTGTATAAAGTAGCTGAAAAGTTTAGAAATGATCTATGTGAACATACCTCCAATGCCAATGATTTAGCTACGAGGAGGGCGCCTAAAAGTAAATGCTCATTCTTAATAATTAGCATAATCTTTGCtgcaaataatataaaaaaaagttttcaatacTTAACAAAATAGAGGGACAAATGGTTCCAAGTTCAATGTTTGTTTCTTCTCCAAAATTTTTCCTTTAATTATAGCctctactatttttttttcttttattattaatatttggtTAGATATTTTCACAAACTTTAGATTATTAGCAAGCAACTAACATtgtatatgtgtatataaaaaagtAGAGACTTGGATAAAGTAAATGTCTCTTAAAACAA
Coding sequences:
- the LOC112732368 gene encoding DUF21 domain-containing protein At1g47330 isoform X2, whose protein sequence is MHEMYASNVNVTGLCRTSQLKVADFSYNFFVGSLPKCLHVPRSSFQGNCPQIKDIKQRTSVQYAKIMLIIKNEHLLLGALLVAKSLALEGVSLFMEKMFPEWLAIIISATLLGIIAKIIPQVLCSRYGLSVAATVTLFVKVLLLIFFLIAYPISKVLDWLFGKGHSALLGREELKTLVHLHSNEAGKGGELSLHEATIIAGALDLTLKTVKDAMTPISEIFSLDINSNSICETWPLYEILNQFQKGQSHMAVAIKGEVNIKDAATYSHGLHAFEMVDYTSISTDASNLTSQETEYYSATLKNAMKLEGDSDALRTRSQHESKANVSFEKSTNDSEASSKWLSKDDDNQGDKVAAFPVLNEFMSDSNKSLFTLL
- the LOC112732368 gene encoding DUF21 domain-containing protein At1g47330 isoform X1; translated protein: MHEMYASNVNVTGLCRTSQLKVADFSYNFFVGSLPKCLHVPRSSFQGNCPQIKDIKQRTSVQYAKIMLIIKNEHLLLGALLVAKSLALEGVSLFMEKMFPEWLAIIISATLLGIIAKIIPQVLCSRYGLSVAATVTLFVKVLLLIFFLIAYPISKVLDWLFGKGHSALLGREELKTLVHLHSNEAGKGGELSLHEATIIAGALDLTLKTVKDAMTPISEIFSLDINSNSILGETWPLYEILNQFQKGQSHMAVAIKGEVNIKDAATYSHGLHAFEMVDYTSISTDASNLTSQETEYYSATLKNAMKLEGDSDALRTRSQHESKANVSFEKSTNDSEASSKWLSKDDDNQGDKVAAFPVLNEFMSDSNKSLFTLL
- the LOC112732368 gene encoding DUF21 domain-containing protein At1g47330 isoform X4, which codes for MLIIKNEHLLLGALLVAKSLALEGVSLFMEKMFPEWLAIIISATLLGIIAKIIPQVLCSRYGLSVAATVTLFVKVLLLIFFLIAYPISKVLDWLFGKGHSALLGREELKTLVHLHSNEAGKGGELSLHEATIIAGALDLTLKTVKDAMTPISEIFSLDINSNSICETWPLYEILNQFQKGQSHMAVAIKGEVNIKDAATYSHGLHAFEMVDYTSISTDASNLTSQETEYYSATLKNAMKLEGDSDALRTRSQHESKANVSFEKSTNDSEASSKWLSKDDDNQGDKVAAFPVLNEFMSDSNKSLFTLL
- the LOC112732368 gene encoding DUF21 domain-containing protein At1g47330 isoform X3 — protein: MLIIKNEHLLLGALLVAKSLALEGVSLFMEKMFPEWLAIIISATLLGIIAKIIPQVLCSRYGLSVAATVTLFVKVLLLIFFLIAYPISKVLDWLFGKGHSALLGREELKTLVHLHSNEAGKGGELSLHEATIIAGALDLTLKTVKDAMTPISEIFSLDINSNSILGETWPLYEILNQFQKGQSHMAVAIKGEVNIKDAATYSHGLHAFEMVDYTSISTDASNLTSQETEYYSATLKNAMKLEGDSDALRTRSQHESKANVSFEKSTNDSEASSKWLSKDDDNQGDKVAAFPVLNEFMSDSNKSLFTLL